In one window of Gymnogyps californianus isolate 813 chromosome 7, ASM1813914v2, whole genome shotgun sequence DNA:
- the TFCP2L1 gene encoding transcription factor CP2-like protein 1 isoform X2: MCFHKDEESIFENFFPYQEGSLTEKDVLALPIFKQEEPQLSPENDAKLPPFQYVLCTATSPAVKLHEETLTYLNQGQSYEIRLLENRKLGEFQDLNTKYVKSIIRVVFHDRRLQYTEHQQLEGWRWSRPGDRILDIDIPLSVGILDPRASPTQLNTVEFLWDPSKRASAFIQVHCISTEFTPRKHGGEKGVPFRVQIDTFKQNENGEYTEHLHSASCQIKVFKPKGADRKQKTDREKMEKKTTQEKEKYQPSYETTILTECSPWPDVPYQMNNAPSPSYNSSPNSFNLGDGNSSPTHQVELLPPSNDHLLPSASIQDAQQWLHRNRFSPFCRLFSSFSGADLLKMSKEDFVQICGPADGIRLFNAIKGRNVRPKMTIYVCQEPEQNRSHLHQKRENGDGSLCVYHAIFLEELTTLELIEKIANLYSISPQQINRIYRQGPTGIHVLVSNEMVQNFQDESCFVISTLKAESNDGYHIILK; the protein is encoded by the exons ATGTGCTTCCACAAGGATGAAGAATctatttttgagaatttttttccttatcaggAAGGCTCCTTAACTGAAAA AGATGTCCTTGCACTGCCGATCTTCAAGCAGGAAGAACCGCAGCTGTCTCCTGAGAACGATGCCAAACTGCCACCCTTTCAGTACGTCCTCTGCACAGCCACGTCACCTGCTGTGAAACTGCACGAAGAAACCCTGACCTACCTCAACCAAG GTCAGTCTTATGAAATCCGTCTACTTGAGAATAGGAAATTGGGAGAGTTTCAagatttaaacacaaaatatgtAAAG AGCATAATTCGTGTAGTTTTCCATGATCGACGCCTGCAGTACACAGAGCACCAGCAGCTTGAGGGCTGGAGGTGGAGTCGGCCTGGGGACCGTATCCTTGATATAG ATATTCCGCTGTCAGTTGGTATCTTGGATCCCAGGGCCAGCCCAACCCAGTTGAACACTGTTGAATTTCTGTGGGATCCATCAAAGAGAGCCTCAGCATTCATTCAG GTACATTGCATCAGCACAGAATTTACTCCACGGAAAcatggaggagagaaaggggtGCCCTTCCGGGTGCAAATCGACACCTTTAAGCAGAATGAAAATGGTGAATACACAGAACACTTGCATTCTGCAAGCTGCCAGATCAAAGTGTTCAAG CCTAAAGgagcagacagaaaacagaagactgacagggaaaaaatggagaagaagaCCACCCAAGAGAAGGAGAAGTATCAGCCTTCCTATGAGACAACTATTCTCACAGAG TGCTCTCCCTGGCCAGATGTGCCTTATCAAATGAACAATGCTCCATCTCCAAGCTACAACAGTTCTCCCAACAGCTTCAACCTTGGAGATGG caACAGTTCTCCAACCCACCAAGTGgagctcctgcctcccagcaaTGAT catctccttccttctgcttctaTTCAAGATGCCCAGCAGTGGCTTCATCGTAATAGGTTCTCTCCATTCTGTAGACTCTTCTCAAGTTTTTCGG GTGCTGACTTACTGAAGATGTCCAAAGAAGATTTTGTTCAAATCTGTGGGCCTGCTGATGGAATTCGGCTCTTTAATGCAATCAAAGGAAG AAATGTAAGGCCCAAGATGACAATTTATGTCTGTCAAGAACCAGAGCAAAACAGGTCCCATCTCCACCAAAAACGAGAAAATGGAGATGGCAGTCTTTGTG TATATCATGCAATCTTCTTGGAAGAATTGACCACGCTGGAATTAATAGAGAAGATTGCAAACTTGTACAGCATTTCTCCACAGCAGATAAATCGAATCTATCGGCAGGGACCCACAGGGATCCATGTATTAGTGAGCAATGAG